DNA from Pichia kudriavzevii chromosome 5, complete sequence:
ACTTTACAAAGCGCTACAACATGGTCGCAGAAGCATTAATCCCATTGCTGGAAGCCTGCAAACACAAGTGGTTTTGGGCTTTAAATAAGAATCTTGCCGTCCAGGTGGATGATATGGTCTATGTCTATCCAAGCATCTTAGAACACATCCTTTACTGCATTGGTGATACAATGGAATGGTCGGTTCATCATACAATCATGCTACTATTTATGTATTTCAACGGTTACGTTTTTATTTCCTGTATGATTGGTGCCTTTATTGGATTCATGTTGTTCCAGTACAAGGAGATTGATCCGACCAGGAGAGGAGACAATGTCTCAAAGAGGTGTTGCTTGTAGTGCAActgaagaaacagaaagctttccaaatttctttatagTTCTTTAATAAGTAAAACTCCGGGAATTAAGTGACTTCACAGAACGTACAACTTTTAGCCGCAGAGATAGTTTTTTTATAGTGCTTAATGTGATATAAagaaatgaataaatagGTAAGATGAATAGATAGACAGATATGTTAAACAAGTTTGAGCAATGCCAAATAGGTTTATTTGGTTGGATCGTTTCTTTGGTATCCTAAGTAACCTTGGGCTCTAGATTCAGGTAGAAGAGCCAAGTACTTGTCTGCAATCTCTCTGCAGTCCTCGTAACCATTTGGACCGTTGACTTTGAAACAGTTTTCAAGTGATTTTCTGAcgattttcaaaacctcAATTTTCACAAACTGTTCCTTCAGCAAAGATTCTTGTGCATTCTTAAGATCGCTGGCATTTCTGTAATCAATCTCGTCAAAAGAGACTTCTGGAGCGTGTTGGAATTCTAATAGAAAGTAATTCGTGGGTTGGGGTTAGTATGTGAACATTTACTTctcttattttcttctttcttcttttcataGAAACCCTGGTAGAAAGCAGTTCTATCTAATATATAATCATGTACATACCAGCCATGTTAATTTTCTGTGGTGAGTATGTTGGTGTGAACCTGCTGCCTCTCTGTTGCACCCTCCTCTGTGTTTCCCTCAACCTATACAACCCAAGCCAATCGAATCCAGGCCAATAAAGTTCAATTCATGAGCGAAGCTAACGAAAAAAAGCAAATAACCCACATCCGTGCACCACAAAGGATTGATGAAAGTTACATGCGTGTAAAGTATAATGGTTTATTGGTGTATGTGTGTGGTGGCAGTTCCGAATTGCACCAATAAGGACCCGAGTGCCAACCAAGAAAGGCATTGGGCAAATAAGAACTCCAAATGATGATTAGTCTACGTTTATTCTTAAAGAACTTGCTTCACTGCTAAGAAAATAGGACCCCACGCGTTTAAATCGCTCTTATTATACAGCGCACCAAGTTGTCACAAAACATCTACAAGGTGCCAAAAAATGAGTGACCATGTCTtgaggggggggggggggggggggaatAACACCACAGAAAGGATACCTAGACTTACTCCTTCTCTAAGcaaggaaaaaagagaCAGTTGGCAAAGCGTGATTGACCGTCCAATGGTAAATTGGGAGACTAGCGAGGGGAAGTGTAGGAGAGCTCTTTCACAGGTGGAACTCCTTTGAAGCTTGTCGTCGAACTCAGCAGCACCGCATGCCTTGCTAAACCAAAAGAGAGCAGTATTGGGGAATTTGAATGTAAAAGATGACGGCTAGTGTATCCACAAGTCTAATTACGCTTCGTTGACAAATAACATGTACAAACACGGGTGTAATACGCTCTTTACATTCTTTAGCCACGTGTAATTACATGCTCCTTCGAGCTTTCTCATAGCATGTGTTTCCGATATATACATTAGCCGGTAACACTAACTGTAGTGTGTATATTACTGTGTTAAATAAAATAACTCAAACAGTAAACGGGGAGGAAACCAAAGTCACGTTGATTCATTTCATGTAATTTTCACCttccagaaaaaaaattgccaTTTTCGGCAACCTCAAAggttccaattttttctctgtgGACCTCAAGAAGTACAATATACACAAACACATGCCTCAGACCGGTTgaattcaattgttttacTGTTTCCAAGTCCCAAGTCCTAAGACCAAGCGTTGGCCGTCTGTTGTACTAGTATCTTGTTGAGCAGTCATGGTAGCATCGTCTTCTGTTTCGAGACCTCTCCTAAGAATCAACGCACAGTTTGTTGCTATTGCTCACACAATCTGTTCTGCTAGTGCGTTTATAGCTGCATTTGTTATTGGTTACGCccttcattttgaaaagattgtCAGGAACGAGTATTTTGGGTATCCCGATGAATGGTTCCCAAGTGTTTCCGCCACAATTGGCGATAGGTATCCAGAAAGATCGGTTTTCCAGATTTTAATAGCATTGACTTCGGGTCCTAGATTTCTCTTGCTATTCTTTTCTTATATCAGGCTCTACAAACCAAACAGCAGTTTTCCAAAGGTCGCACTTATCTCCGGTATCATTCGAACGGTCACATGTGGAGGCTGGGTCTACATTACATCGACCGATGACCACGACTGGCATGATATTTTCATGATTTCTTATATTGTTTTGACTCTACCTTGGGATATCTCTATTATAAAACTAACTTCCCCAGGTACAACCCTTAAAAAATATAGGAAACTCACAGCTTATGCATTTTTTGGAACTCTGTTCCCtttgatttatttatttgtCCAACACAAAATTCATCATACTCCTGGCTCCTACTCATATTACGCTTATACTGAGTGGTTACTGATTGTTTTTGACATTTTATTCGATTCATGGGCTATTCTCGATTTCAGGGATCTGTATCTAGAAATAAGACCGACCGACTtgaatgatgaatttttttcaattaacTTCCGAGTCTCACCATATTCTGCTGGTGCTGAtgctgcttcttcttccaatttttcaagtaaaaATTATGATCATTATGGACCggaaaaatcaaattttaaACTGTCTGACAATTTTATTCCTAAAAATTCAGAATTTAACGGTTCATACATTCAAATTATGATAAACATTGTCAACGCTTA
Protein-coding regions in this window:
- a CDS encoding uncharacterized protein (PKUD0E03055), with the protein product MAEFQHAPEVSFDEIDYRNASDLKNAQESLLKEQFVKIEVLKIVRKSLENCFKVNGPNGYEDCREIADKYLALLPESRAQGYLGYQRNDPTK